In Sphaeramia orbicularis chromosome 1, fSphaOr1.1, whole genome shotgun sequence, a genomic segment contains:
- the ift56 gene encoding intraflagellar transport protein 56: protein MILSRVKPAVGGETPASIGEKKKKNKTKVPRLEEYLQQRDYLGALTLLEFQRSIGEKEEHADLWIGYCAFHLGDYKRAIEEYKSLTMQPDCSAEVWVYLACAMFFLGLYKEAEEAASKAPVSPLQNRLLFHLAHKFNDEKRLMGFHQNLENVTEDQLSLASIHYMRSHYQEAIDIYKRLLLQNRDFLALKVYVALCYYKLDYYDVSQEVLAVYLQSIPDSTIALNLKACNHFRLYNGKAAEKELKNLIDISSCSFEFAKELIRHNLVVFRGGEGALQVLPPLIDVIPEARLNLVIYYLRQDDVQEAYNLIQDLVPSTPQEYILKGVVNAALGQEIGSRDHLKIAQQFFQLVGGSASECDTIPGRQCMASCFFLLRQFEDVLIYLNSVKGYFYNDDTFNFNYAQAKAALGSYKEAEEVFLLIQSEKIKNDYVYLSWLARCYIMNQKGQLAWELYLKMGTSSDSFSLLQLIANDCYKMGQFYYAAKAFDALEKLDPGSNYWEGKRGACVGIFQLILANKEPKETLKEVVPLLRNSGNPQVEYIIRVLRKWAKENRVLLS from the exons ATG ATCCTGTCTCGGGTAAAGCCAGCCGTGGGAGGAGAGACGCCTGCGAGCATTGgcgagaaaaagaagaaaaataagaccAAGGTACCCCGTTTAGAGGAATACCTGCAACAAAGAGACTACCTTGGGGCCTTGACGCTATTAGAG TTTCAGAGAAGTATTGGAGAGAAGGAGGAGCATGCAGACCTCTGGATTGGCTATTGCGCCTTTCATTTGGGTGATTATAAGAGAGCCATAGAG GAGTACAAATCTCTGACCATGCAGCCTGATTGTTCTGCAGAGGTGTGGGTCTATCTGGCCTGTGCCATGTTTTTTCTAGGGCTCTATAAAGAGGCTGAGGAGGCTGCATCAAAGG CACCGGTGTCCCCCCTCCAAAACCGGCTTCTTTTTCACTTGGCTCACAAG TTCAATGATGAGAAGAGACTCATGGGTTTCCACCAGAACCTGGAGAATGTGACTGAGGACCAGCTGAGCTTGGCATCCATTCATTACATGCGCTCTCACTACCAGGAGGCAATAGACATTTATAAACGCCTTCTTCTACAGAACAG AGATTTCCTGGCCTTGAAAGTGTATGTGGCTCTATGTTACTACAAGCTCGACTATTATGATGTGTCTCAGGAGGTGTTGGCTGTTTACCTGCAAAGCATCCCAGACTCCACAATTGCCCTCAACCTCAAGGCCTGCAACCATTTCAGGCTTTACAATGGCAAAGCAGCTGAG AAAGAGTTAAAGAACCTAATAGACATCTCCTCCTGCTCCTTTGAGTTTGCTAAGGAGCTTATTCGGCATAACCTG GTGGTGTTTCGTGGTGGGGAGGGGGCGTTGCAAGTCTTGCCTCCTCTGATAGATGTGATCCCTGAGGCTAGACTCAACCTGGTCATCTACTATCTCCGACAAG ATGATGTCCAGGAAGCTTATAACCTGATCCAAGATTTAGTACCTTCCACGCCTCAG GAGTATATTTTGAAAGGAGTAGTAAATGCTGCACTGGGACAAGAAATTGGATCA AGGGATCACCTGAAAATTGCTCAGCAGTTCTTTCAGTTGGTCGGAGGCTCAGCAAGTGAATGTG ACACTATTCCTGGCCGACAGTGCATGGCCTCATGCTTCTTCCTCTTGAGACAGTTTGAAGATGTGCTTATTTATCTCAACTCAGTCAAG GGTTACTTCTATAATGATGATACATTCAACTTCAACTATGCTCAGGCTAAAGCAGCCCTTGGCAGCTACAAAGAAGCAGAAGAG GTGTTCCTGCTGATTCAGAGTGAAAAGATCAAGAATGACTATGTTTACCTCAGCTGGCTGGCACGCTGCT ACATAATGAACCAGAAGGGTCAGCTCGCCTGGGAACTCTACTTGAAGATGGGCACTTCCTCTGATTCCTTCAGTCTGCTGCAGCTTATCGCCAACGACTGCTACAAG aTGGGACAGTTCTACTATGCAGCCAAAGCGTTTGATGCTCTGGAGAAGCTGGATCCAGGTTCGAACTACTGGGAGGGCAAGAGAGGGGCATGTGTTGGCATTTTCCAGCTCATACTTGCAAACAAGGAGCCCAA GGAGACACTTAAAGAGGTGGTGCCTCTGCTGCGAAATTCAGGAAACCCCCAGGTTGAATACATCATCCGAGTTCTAAGGAAATGGGCCAAAGAGAACAGAGTCCTCCTCTCATGA